Proteins from a genomic interval of Phycisphaerae bacterium:
- a CDS encoding lactonase family protein, whose product MLSTRSVLTQLIIVPLHVLSAMGETGGVASATTAPENSTNLPDAKSYWVYVGTYTSPATGSKGIYLLELDMRSGEIKPMGLAAEVASPSFLALHPNRRFLYAVGELNEFQGKKAGAVSAFAIDARTGKLTLLNQQPSGGQGPCHVTVDPTGKCVLTANYTTGTVASLPIDNEGRLGEPTSIIQHIGSGPNAKRQQSPHAHSINLDRAGRFAFAADLGADKVFVYRFTANEGSLVANDPPFAQIAPGSGPRHFTFHPTGRFAYVINELASTITAFSYDAERGVLKELQTIPTLPEGFAGENFTADIHVHPNGRFLYGSNRGHDSIAIFAIDSDNGRLSAVGHEPTHGNWPRNFAVDSSGRWLLAANQKSNNVVEFAINPQTGLLAPTGRVLATPSPVCLMCVRAFP is encoded by the coding sequence ATGTTAAGCACACGATCTGTATTGACGCAGCTCATTATCGTGCCCCTTCACGTGTTGTCTGCCATGGGCGAAACCGGCGGAGTTGCCTCAGCTACAACTGCACCGGAGAACAGCACAAACCTGCCCGACGCGAAAAGCTACTGGGTCTATGTCGGCACATACACCTCGCCCGCCACCGGCAGCAAGGGTATCTACCTGCTCGAACTCGACATGCGATCCGGTGAGATCAAGCCTATGGGCCTGGCCGCAGAGGTGGCCAGCCCGTCCTTCCTGGCGCTGCACCCAAACCGCCGCTTTCTGTATGCCGTCGGCGAGTTGAATGAGTTTCAGGGCAAGAAGGCCGGCGCAGTCAGCGCCTTTGCCATCGATGCCCGGACCGGCAAGCTGACATTGCTGAACCAGCAACCCTCCGGCGGCCAGGGACCCTGCCACGTCACCGTCGATCCCACCGGCAAGTGCGTGCTGACCGCCAACTATACCACCGGGACCGTGGCCTCGTTGCCGATCGACAACGAGGGCCGACTGGGTGAACCGACCTCAATCATCCAGCACATCGGATCCGGCCCCAACGCCAAGCGTCAACAAAGCCCTCACGCACATTCGATCAACCTGGACCGGGCCGGGCGGTTCGCATTCGCCGCTGATTTGGGGGCAGACAAGGTCTTCGTCTACCGGTTCACGGCAAATGAAGGATCGCTGGTCGCCAACGATCCGCCCTTTGCTCAAATCGCGCCGGGCTCCGGACCGCGACACTTTACGTTCCACCCGACAGGTCGCTTTGCCTATGTGATCAACGAATTGGCCTCGACGATCACCGCTTTCTCATATGACGCCGAGCGAGGGGTCCTCAAGGAGCTGCAGACGATCCCGACGCTGCCCGAAGGCTTCGCCGGCGAGAATTTCACGGCCGACATCCACGTCCATCCCAACGGCAGATTTCTCTATGGGTCGAATCGGGGTCATGACAGCATCGCTATCTTCGCAATCGACTCCGATAACGGCCGATTGTCCGCCGTAGGCCACGAACCCACGCACGGGAACTGGCCGCGCAACTTCGCCGTCGACTCTTCGGGCAGGTGGCTCCTGGCGGCCAACCAGAAATCGAACAACGTCGTCGAATTCGCGATCAATCCGCAGACGGGCTTGCTCGCGCCGACGGGTCGCGTGCTGGCAACACCGTCGCCGGTATGCCTCATGTGCGTCAGGGCGTTTCCATGA
- a CDS encoding sulfatase: MTTADRASTIWLTALSVVMPVAATQAAQAEPAGKAVKRPNIVLIVSDDQGYNDIGIQGCEDIPTPNMDAFARGGVRFTNGYVSCPVCAPTRAGLMTGRYQQRFGFEFNPGPEGQASDRFGLPLSEKTIAERLKPAGYVTGMVGKWHLGFKDDMQPPQRGFDEFFGFLAGAHQYLSRDGGAAAPILRGQEQVDEKEYLTDAFKREALAFIDRHKNETFFLYVPFNAVHAPLQATDKYLKRLDGISDETRRIHAAMVSALDDAVGEIMTKLRDSGVEENTLVFYLSDNGGPTRQTTSSNKPLRGFKGDVFEGGIRVPFMVSWKGRLPAGKVYDHPVISLDIHPTILAAAGVEPAADARLDGVNLLPYLKGEKTERPHETLFWRFGNQWAVRSGDWKLLKAGKDQSPMLFNLKDDVSEQSDLAAKEPERVSTLRGVYEEWNRQLASPKWESGRRRAGAQSRPRNR, encoded by the coding sequence ATGACAACTGCCGACAGAGCATCGACCATCTGGCTGACCGCATTGAGTGTCGTCATGCCCGTTGCCGCAACTCAGGCTGCCCAAGCCGAGCCCGCCGGCAAGGCCGTGAAGCGGCCGAACATCGTGCTGATCGTCTCAGACGATCAGGGATACAACGATATCGGCATTCAGGGCTGCGAGGACATCCCGACTCCGAACATGGACGCTTTTGCTCGTGGGGGCGTCCGGTTCACGAACGGATACGTCTCGTGTCCGGTGTGCGCCCCGACGCGGGCCGGCCTGATGACCGGCCGTTACCAGCAGCGGTTCGGGTTCGAGTTCAACCCCGGACCTGAGGGCCAGGCGTCCGATCGTTTCGGTTTGCCGTTGTCTGAAAAGACGATTGCCGAGCGCCTCAAGCCCGCCGGCTATGTCACCGGGATGGTCGGCAAGTGGCACCTGGGCTTCAAGGACGACATGCAGCCGCCGCAGCGCGGTTTCGACGAGTTTTTCGGCTTCCTGGCCGGTGCTCATCAATACCTTTCCCGCGACGGAGGAGCTGCTGCTCCAATCTTACGTGGCCAGGAGCAGGTCGATGAGAAGGAATACCTCACCGATGCCTTCAAGCGGGAGGCGCTGGCGTTCATCGATCGGCACAAGAACGAGACCTTCTTCCTCTACGTGCCGTTCAACGCCGTTCACGCGCCGCTGCAGGCCACGGACAAGTATCTGAAGCGATTGGACGGCATCAGCGACGAGACTCGTCGGATTCACGCGGCGATGGTCTCGGCCTTGGACGACGCCGTCGGCGAAATCATGACCAAGCTGCGAGACAGCGGCGTCGAAGAGAATACCCTGGTATTCTACCTGAGCGACAACGGCGGCCCGACCCGACAGACCACATCCAGCAACAAACCGTTGCGGGGATTCAAGGGCGATGTCTTCGAGGGCGGCATACGCGTGCCGTTCATGGTGAGTTGGAAGGGCCGTCTGCCCGCGGGCAAAGTTTATGACCATCCGGTCATCTCGCTGGACATCCACCCGACCATTCTGGCCGCGGCCGGGGTGGAGCCTGCCGCCGACGCCAGGCTCGATGGCGTCAATCTGCTCCCCTACCTCAAGGGCGAAAAGACGGAGCGCCCGCACGAAACCCTCTTCTGGCGATTCGGCAATCAATGGGCGGTCCGCAGCGGCGACTGGAAACTGCTGAAGGCGGGCAAGGACCAGAGTCCGATGCTCTTCAATCTCAAGGATGACGTCAGCGAACAGAGTGACCTCGCCGCCAAGGAGCCAGAACGGGTCAGCACCCTCCGTGGCGTCTACGAGGAATGGAATAGGCAGTTGGCGTCGCCGAAATGGGAGAGCGGACGCAGACGCGCGGGAGCACAGAGCCGACCCAGAAACAGGTAA
- a CDS encoding transcriptional regulator: MPRTTISRSPRKLPGRFEDLVALLAPRAIRDEIDYESMIEMLDRLTSLPRLTKGQEQYFETLSVLVEAYENDHHAIEVADLPPIQVLKHLLDSSDMNASQLGELLGNRSLGSKILRGQRELSKNHIRLLAERFNVDPGLFI; encoded by the coding sequence ATGCCTCGAACTACAATATCTCGATCTCCCCGCAAGCTGCCGGGCCGGTTTGAAGACCTGGTGGCGTTGCTGGCCCCTCGGGCCATCCGTGATGAGATCGATTACGAAAGCATGATTGAGATGCTCGACCGCCTTACCTCCCTGCCCCGCCTGACAAAGGGGCAGGAGCAGTATTTCGAGACGCTTTCCGTTTTGGTCGAAGCCTACGAGAATGACCATCACGCCATCGAGGTGGCTGACCTGCCCCCGATCCAGGTGCTCAAGCATCTGCTCGACAGCAGCGATATGAACGCCTCCCAGTTGGGCGAGCTGCTGGGGAATCGCTCACTCGGATCCAAGATTCTGCGCGGCCAAAGGGAACTCAGCAAGAACCACATTCGTTTGTTGGCCGAGCGGTTCAACGTTGACCCCGGTCTTTTCATCTGA
- a CDS encoding type II toxin-antitoxin system HigB family toxin, producing the protein MRRVISIRRLREFWKEHPDAETPLREWYKIARKAQWHSLQDVRKTYPKADAVTAGSGATMTVFNIGGNKFRLITSIWYPGQQIYIKMVLTHAEHSKDKWKKQL; encoded by the coding sequence ATGAGACGCGTGATCAGCATTCGGCGACTGCGGGAGTTCTGGAAAGAGCACCCGGATGCCGAGACGCCGCTTCGGGAGTGGTACAAGATTGCTCGAAAGGCCCAATGGCACAGCCTCCAGGACGTCCGCAAGACCTACCCGAAAGCTGACGCCGTGACAGCGGGCAGCGGAGCAACGATGACGGTGTTCAACATCGGAGGCAACAAGTTCCGGCTGATCACGAGCATCTGGTATCCCGGTCAGCAGATCTATATCAAGATGGTGTTGACCCATGCCGAGCACAGCAAGGACAAGTGGAAGAAGCAACTGTGA